A single region of the Rhizobium grahamii genome encodes:
- a CDS encoding UvrD-helicase domain-containing protein: MSGNLALTAGPGAGKTEALAQRADFLLRTATCRYPSRILAISFKADASQNLKGRVRLRCGHELASRFDSYTFHAFAKRIIDRFRTALVGQDQLEPDYSVGERRVQGQSITFEDMVPLATTIVKSNTIAKNALKHTYSHVFLDEFQDCTGEQYEFLKSCFFSSGAELTAVGDTKQKIMGWAGALEGIFQDFARDFKATPLSLYQNFRAKPRLKRMQNAMVRKMDPSAAVDDADLPGEEGSITVLTAADATEEAEKLAAAVKSRIDEGLEPSEIAVLVSRDQQYVCQRLRAAFQAHEIPFREEDSTQEFTAEPIVKVITDLLLVAGTAESGDAHRRLIDAIVYGRAMDDEQEYRARSRWNRFVTETREVIARGGIAKGSVVGLKGILERLFQVVGRDAIVAMSPDYAHGSRLNELVDAAVNRLHDVLSHDEDIRLALSAFAADRAVRVMSVHKSKGLEFDTVAVMGVEEETFWGKIADERSAFFVAISRAKRELILTVAASRERPVGFPGYRRWTTLRHPHDEFLGYALPYQLTYS; encoded by the coding sequence GTGTCCGGCAACCTGGCGCTCACCGCAGGTCCTGGGGCCGGAAAAACTGAAGCTCTCGCGCAACGTGCCGACTTTCTGCTCCGCACTGCGACTTGCCGTTATCCGAGCCGTATTCTCGCGATCTCGTTTAAGGCCGATGCGAGTCAAAACTTAAAAGGCAGGGTCAGGCTCCGATGTGGTCACGAACTCGCAAGCCGGTTCGACAGCTACACGTTCCACGCTTTTGCGAAGCGCATCATTGATCGATTTCGGACGGCATTGGTGGGCCAAGATCAACTTGAACCCGATTACAGCGTCGGCGAACGCAGGGTGCAAGGACAGTCGATCACCTTCGAGGACATGGTCCCGTTGGCCACCACGATCGTGAAGTCCAATACCATCGCCAAGAATGCCTTGAAACACACGTATAGCCACGTCTTTTTGGACGAATTCCAAGATTGTACCGGCGAACAATATGAGTTTTTGAAGAGTTGCTTCTTTAGCTCGGGCGCGGAGCTGACAGCCGTAGGCGACACTAAACAGAAGATCATGGGATGGGCAGGAGCGCTTGAGGGTATATTTCAAGACTTCGCAAGGGATTTCAAAGCGACGCCATTAAGCCTCTACCAGAATTTCCGTGCAAAACCCCGGCTCAAAAGAATGCAAAACGCGATGGTGCGGAAGATGGACCCGTCGGCGGCGGTCGATGACGCTGATTTGCCCGGTGAGGAAGGCTCAATAACAGTCCTCACAGCCGCTGACGCGACTGAAGAGGCCGAAAAGCTTGCTGCGGCGGTAAAAAGCCGGATTGACGAGGGACTAGAACCTTCCGAAATTGCCGTCCTTGTCAGCCGCGATCAGCAGTATGTCTGTCAGCGCCTTAGGGCGGCCTTTCAAGCGCACGAAATTCCCTTTCGTGAGGAAGATAGTACGCAGGAATTCACGGCGGAGCCGATCGTTAAAGTCATCACTGACCTTTTGCTTGTCGCTGGAACAGCTGAAAGTGGCGACGCCCACCGACGGTTGATAGACGCGATCGTGTACGGTCGGGCGATGGATGACGAGCAGGAATACCGTGCCCGTTCCCGATGGAATAGGTTCGTTACCGAGACGCGGGAGGTCATCGCTCGCGGTGGCATTGCAAAAGGGAGTGTGGTGGGGCTGAAAGGTATCCTTGAACGTCTCTTTCAGGTCGTCGGTCGCGACGCGATCGTCGCCATGTCGCCAGACTACGCTCACGGCAGTAGGCTAAACGAACTGGTCGACGCGGCAGTAAACAGATTGCACGACGTGCTTTCGCACGATGAGGATATCCGGTTGGCCCTCTCCGCGTTTGCCGCAGATCGGGCCGTACGGGTCATGTCCGTTCACAAAAGCAAGGGTTTGGAATTCGATACCGTGGCAGTAATGGGAGTCGAGGAAGAAACGTTCTGGGGGAAGATTGCAGACGAGCGATCCGCCTTTTTTGTTGCCATTTCGCGAGCGAAGCGAGAGTTGATACTTACTGTCGCAGCAAGCCGAGAGCGGCCGGTCGGGTTTCCTGGCTATCGGCGGTGGACAACGTTGCGGCATCCGCACGACGAGTTTCTGGGATACGCACTACCATATCAATTGACCTACTCATAA
- the iolD gene encoding 3D-(3,5/4)-trihydroxycyclohexane-1,2-dione acylhydrolase (decyclizing) yields the protein MNTVRLTMAQALVRYLCNQFTEVDGKREPLFPGVFAIFGHGNVTCLSEALEAVQDVLPTWRGQNEQSMALAAIGFAKATRRRQIMVATASIGPGALNMVTAAGVAHTNRLPVLLLAGDTFVNRRPDPVMQQVEHFGNPTVTVNDAFKAVTRYWDRITHPEQIISSLPQAVAVMLDPADCGPAFIGLPQDVQEIAWDYPESFFEPTLHRSPRQRPDRGSLEQAVKTLKRAKRPLIISGGGARYSGAQDQLAAFAEKHGIPLCETIAGKGTVTHDHPAHVGPIGIVGSTSANAMAADADVILAVGTRLMDFTTGSWTAFSPDAKFVAINAARFDAHKHQAVAVVGDALESITELEEAIGDYKASAEWTEKGRAEFAKWNSALDGYQKPTNAAIPTYAQVVGVVNEKAGERDLLITAAGGLPGEVMKNWRVKAPNTFDCEFGFSCMGYEIAAGWGAAMADPSRTPIVMIGDGTYMMMNSDVYSTVLSGHKMILIVCDNGGYAVINRLQNAKGTPGFNNLLKDCRVKEPFAVDFAKHAEAMGALTRHVESLADLGAAVEWAKSTDRTTVLTIVSDAFTWTPGDAWWDVGVPQVSARKEVNAAAEDQQKGRKRQRVGV from the coding sequence ATGAATACCGTTCGTTTGACCATGGCTCAAGCCCTGGTGCGCTACCTTTGCAACCAGTTTACTGAAGTTGACGGAAAGCGCGAGCCGCTTTTCCCTGGCGTGTTCGCAATTTTCGGACACGGCAATGTGACGTGCCTTTCCGAGGCTCTTGAGGCAGTTCAAGACGTTCTGCCAACGTGGCGCGGCCAGAACGAGCAATCAATGGCGCTCGCTGCAATCGGATTTGCGAAGGCAACCCGCCGCCGCCAGATCATGGTCGCCACGGCGTCGATCGGGCCAGGTGCCCTCAACATGGTCACTGCTGCTGGCGTCGCTCATACGAACAGACTTCCTGTACTGTTGTTGGCCGGCGATACCTTCGTGAACCGCCGCCCCGATCCCGTAATGCAGCAGGTCGAGCACTTCGGCAACCCGACTGTGACCGTGAACGATGCCTTCAAAGCGGTTACTCGTTACTGGGACCGTATCACTCATCCTGAACAGATCATCTCGTCTCTGCCGCAGGCGGTCGCCGTGATGCTCGATCCCGCGGACTGCGGTCCTGCGTTCATCGGTCTGCCACAGGACGTCCAGGAAATTGCATGGGATTATCCCGAGAGCTTCTTTGAGCCGACGTTGCACCGTTCACCGCGTCAGCGGCCGGATCGCGGCAGCCTCGAACAGGCTGTGAAAACGCTCAAGCGCGCCAAGCGTCCGCTGATCATTTCCGGCGGCGGTGCCCGCTACTCCGGAGCCCAGGATCAACTCGCTGCATTCGCCGAAAAACATGGCATTCCGCTTTGCGAGACCATTGCCGGCAAAGGGACCGTCACCCATGACCACCCAGCGCACGTAGGTCCGATTGGTATCGTAGGGTCTACATCGGCGAACGCCATGGCCGCCGACGCCGACGTGATCCTTGCGGTCGGCACGCGTCTTATGGACTTCACGACGGGCTCATGGACGGCATTTTCGCCGGATGCCAAGTTCGTCGCGATCAACGCTGCTCGCTTCGACGCCCATAAGCACCAGGCCGTTGCTGTGGTCGGCGACGCATTGGAGAGCATCACCGAGCTTGAGGAGGCCATCGGTGATTACAAGGCGAGCGCCGAATGGACTGAAAAAGGTCGAGCCGAGTTCGCGAAGTGGAATTCAGCACTGGACGGCTATCAGAAGCCAACGAATGCCGCCATTCCTACCTATGCTCAGGTCGTTGGTGTCGTGAACGAGAAGGCCGGCGAACGCGATCTGTTGATCACGGCTGCAGGCGGGTTGCCCGGCGAAGTTATGAAGAACTGGCGTGTGAAAGCGCCGAACACTTTCGACTGCGAATTTGGCTTCAGCTGCATGGGCTATGAAATCGCGGCTGGCTGGGGCGCAGCCATGGCCGATCCGAGTCGCACTCCAATCGTCATGATTGGCGATGGCACCTACATGATGATGAACTCGGACGTGTATTCGACCGTGCTCTCAGGTCATAAGATGATCCTCATCGTCTGCGACAACGGCGGATACGCAGTTATCAACCGACTGCAGAATGCCAAGGGCACTCCGGGTTTCAACAACCTTCTCAAGGATTGCCGCGTGAAGGAGCCGTTCGCGGTTGACTTTGCAAAGCATGCCGAAGCGATGGGCGCGCTCACGCGGCATGTTGAAAGTCTTGCCGATCTCGGTGCCGCAGTTGAGTGGGCAAAGTCGACCGACCGCACCACCGTTCTCACGATCGTTTC
- a CDS encoding sugar ABC transporter ATP-binding protein has product MALLSLKEVTKSYGQVAVLKGIDLDVEPGEVLALVGENGAGKSTLMRIIAGLAQQTAGTASFDDVSAPTSLVGAEAAGIIMVHQEFCLAPHLTVAENVFLGREVRKGPFTDTKIMQRLAKESLARLGSSANPRAKLKDLPVSDWQLIELAKAFARNPRLVLMDEPTAVLSGTEAERLFERVREFRAAGGSVIFTSHRLDEVKEIADRVAVLRDGQIVRLERASQLSESQMAEAMVGRPLAEIFPAKCPPVNPVEVLGINNLASRGFVSEATLSVGQGEILGVAGLVGSGRTELFEAICGLRSATCVEFRLNGTVRKLPAAREAWQLGIAYLTEDRKAKGLLLGKPLAVNLALTSGALSGRTWIDKKAERAKLLDAVSAYDIRTGDIDTTAGSLSGGNQQKVLIAKTLASDPNVVIFDEPTRGVDIGAKQQIYKIIADLASRGKAIVVVSSEMQEVVGLAHRVVVMRKGKAVGELSGDGINEGEIIRLAMGVQEELDNVRYIGNARR; this is encoded by the coding sequence ATGGCGCTCCTTTCACTGAAGGAAGTCACGAAATCTTATGGCCAGGTCGCTGTTCTCAAAGGGATCGATCTCGATGTCGAGCCTGGCGAGGTGCTTGCGCTGGTTGGAGAAAACGGCGCGGGTAAGTCGACGCTTATGCGCATCATCGCCGGTCTTGCCCAACAGACTGCCGGCACAGCAAGCTTCGATGATGTCTCGGCTCCCACCTCGCTTGTTGGTGCAGAGGCTGCAGGCATCATAATGGTCCATCAGGAGTTCTGCCTCGCACCACATCTCACCGTGGCCGAGAACGTTTTCCTCGGCCGAGAAGTGCGCAAGGGACCCTTCACCGACACAAAAATCATGCAGCGCCTTGCCAAAGAAAGCCTTGCGCGGCTTGGGTCATCGGCCAACCCGCGAGCTAAACTCAAGGACTTGCCGGTTTCCGACTGGCAGTTAATCGAGCTTGCGAAGGCTTTCGCGCGCAATCCGCGGCTCGTGTTGATGGACGAGCCAACCGCGGTGCTTTCTGGCACCGAGGCCGAGCGGCTGTTCGAACGTGTGCGCGAATTCCGGGCCGCCGGTGGGTCCGTCATATTTACGTCTCACCGTCTCGACGAAGTAAAGGAAATCGCTGATCGGGTCGCGGTCTTGCGCGACGGACAGATCGTTCGCCTGGAGCGGGCGTCCCAATTGAGTGAATCGCAAATGGCGGAGGCTATGGTTGGTCGTCCGCTTGCGGAAATCTTCCCGGCCAAGTGCCCTCCGGTGAACCCAGTTGAAGTGCTCGGCATCAACAACCTCGCCAGTCGAGGCTTTGTCTCCGAGGCGACGCTCTCGGTAGGGCAGGGCGAGATTCTAGGCGTCGCCGGCTTGGTAGGCTCGGGCCGCACAGAGCTCTTCGAGGCGATCTGCGGACTGCGTTCGGCAACCTGCGTTGAGTTCCGATTGAACGGCACTGTACGGAAGTTGCCGGCCGCGCGCGAGGCATGGCAGCTGGGTATCGCCTATCTCACGGAGGATCGAAAAGCAAAGGGGCTGCTGCTGGGCAAGCCACTCGCTGTCAACCTCGCACTGACATCTGGAGCGCTTTCCGGACGAACGTGGATCGACAAAAAGGCGGAGCGGGCAAAGTTGCTCGACGCCGTGTCGGCATATGACATCCGCACCGGAGACATCGACACAACGGCCGGCTCTCTCAGCGGGGGTAATCAGCAAAAGGTCCTCATCGCCAAGACACTGGCCAGCGATCCGAACGTTGTCATTTTCGACGAGCCGACACGGGGCGTCGATATCGGAGCAAAACAGCAAATCTACAAGATCATCGCCGATCTGGCGTCTCGGGGAAAGGCGATCGTCGTTGTGTCCTCCGAGATGCAGGAGGTCGTCGGCCTCGCGCACCGTGTTGTCGTGATGCGCAAAGGCAAAGCTGTCGGGGAATTGTCGGGCGATGGCATCAACGAGGGCGAGATCATAAGGCTCGCTATGGGCGTTCAGGAGGAGTTAGATAATGTCCGATATATCGGCAACGCACGTCGGTAG
- a CDS encoding AAA family ATPase, translating to MKLVRLRLSNFRSFGVIPTTIDLDNMTFLLGPNGSGKTAVLQALARMFSLDPGQRKIRKSDFHVPCNESETPSKRQLWLEADFEFPELVVDDGSPKPGIPGAFAHMQLMAPEGPVQIRFRLMAVLDQDGEIEENFTNVQKTDAGGQPTVESRVAKQDRNSIQVHYLPARRDPADHISYSANALLGRLLRAANWASERTAVDGLTEQISSALAGNAAMTSVTSALSSSWTTLHKGSHFTNPSVFFGRNEIEALLRHMSLVFAPGHDEERVDFSRLSDGQQSILYLSIVMGVHQLSQRVLAGELEGQFDIDKLRPAVFNMIAVEEPENSLSPHYLGRIVASLKEFSAGQDSQAVLATHSASIMRRVDPRSVRYLRLAADRTTRSRRIVLPDTEKEADAHKFVQEAVQAYPELYFARYVVLGEGDSEEVVLPRLISAAGTKIDDASISVVPLGGRHVNHFWRLLHGLEIPFVTLLDLDLSRHEGGWGRIRYVCKQLLAYSDVEETGVTAAITDQYPVWNSPSRLLAADSVGPKVISWLEGKGIFFSTPLDLDFAMMIAFPAAYDVDQAELVVPDEATFKSVLGKSHDTATDQYSESQLSYFDAYNRRFKNGSKPVWHIRAMSQLDDFIIEAFTPASLDRLVKHALNALKVVPE from the coding sequence ATGAAACTTGTTCGTCTTCGGCTCAGCAATTTCCGGTCTTTCGGCGTAATTCCGACAACGATCGATCTCGACAACATGACGTTTTTGCTCGGTCCAAATGGATCGGGTAAAACTGCGGTACTACAAGCGTTGGCCAGAATGTTCAGTTTGGACCCGGGCCAGCGAAAGATTCGCAAATCGGACTTCCATGTCCCTTGCAATGAGAGTGAGACTCCCTCGAAGCGACAGCTTTGGCTGGAGGCGGATTTTGAATTCCCGGAACTCGTTGTCGACGACGGATCGCCAAAGCCCGGTATTCCCGGTGCGTTCGCCCACATGCAACTTATGGCACCGGAGGGCCCGGTACAGATTCGCTTCCGCTTGATGGCCGTTCTCGACCAAGACGGTGAAATCGAGGAGAACTTTACCAACGTTCAGAAAACCGATGCAGGCGGCCAGCCGACCGTTGAAAGTCGGGTTGCGAAACAGGACCGCAACAGCATTCAAGTCCATTATTTACCAGCCCGACGTGATCCGGCCGACCATATTTCCTACTCAGCGAATGCACTGCTCGGTCGACTACTCAGAGCTGCGAATTGGGCGAGCGAACGGACCGCTGTTGACGGGCTCACGGAACAGATCAGCTCCGCACTTGCCGGTAACGCCGCAATGACCAGCGTGACGAGCGCGTTGTCCAGTTCATGGACAACGCTCCATAAGGGCAGCCACTTTACGAACCCGTCAGTCTTTTTCGGACGAAACGAAATCGAAGCTCTCCTGCGCCACATGAGCTTGGTGTTCGCGCCTGGGCATGATGAAGAGCGGGTCGATTTCTCACGCCTTAGCGATGGGCAGCAATCGATACTGTACTTGTCGATCGTGATGGGGGTTCATCAGCTCAGCCAGCGTGTCCTCGCTGGAGAGTTAGAGGGCCAGTTCGACATCGACAAACTTCGCCCGGCAGTGTTCAACATGATCGCCGTCGAAGAACCTGAAAACAGTCTATCGCCGCACTACCTGGGTCGGATCGTGGCAAGCCTCAAAGAGTTCTCAGCGGGCCAGGATTCGCAGGCTGTGTTGGCAACCCATTCAGCGTCGATAATGCGTCGGGTCGATCCGAGAAGCGTTCGTTATTTGCGCTTGGCTGCGGACCGGACGACACGTTCAAGGAGGATCGTTCTTCCTGATACGGAAAAAGAGGCTGATGCGCACAAGTTCGTGCAGGAGGCGGTTCAAGCGTACCCTGAGCTTTATTTCGCCCGCTATGTCGTACTCGGCGAAGGCGATAGTGAAGAGGTAGTTCTACCCCGCCTTATAAGTGCCGCTGGCACAAAAATCGACGACGCCTCGATCTCGGTAGTGCCTTTGGGCGGTAGGCATGTGAACCATTTCTGGAGACTGCTTCACGGCTTGGAGATTCCGTTCGTAACGCTGCTTGATCTCGATCTTTCTCGGCACGAAGGTGGATGGGGACGAATTCGATACGTTTGTAAGCAACTGCTTGCCTATTCCGATGTGGAGGAAACAGGTGTCACAGCGGCCATCACCGACCAATATCCAGTATGGAACTCTCCCTCGCGACTACTCGCTGCCGATAGCGTCGGTCCTAAGGTCATCAGCTGGCTTGAAGGAAAAGGTATCTTTTTCTCGACGCCGCTCGACCTCGACTTTGCAATGATGATTGCTTTTCCCGCTGCATACGACGTTGACCAGGCCGAATTGGTCGTTCCGGATGAGGCAACGTTCAAATCAGTGCTAGGGAAGTCGCACGATACCGCGACAGATCAGTACAGCGAAAGCCAGCTGTCATATTTCGACGCTTACAATCGTCGCTTCAAGAACGGAAGTAAACCCGTCTGGCATATTCGAGCAATGTCACAGCTTGACGATTTCATAATCGAAGCTTTTACGCCCGCCTCGTTGGATCGTCTTGTTAAGCACGCCCTTAATGCTCTGAAGGTAGTTCCCGAATGA
- the iolG gene encoding inositol 2-dehydrogenase translates to MLKIALLGCGRIGKMHAATIDRAPNATLAIVFDPIADAAKQVAAQFKCPVAATAEDAIDQADAVLIATSTPTHADLIEKAIAAGKAVFCEKPIDLSLERVLACRRAIAGSKLPIQIGFNRRFDPGHRAARDAARAGDIGDIQQVIITSRDPGFASRDYIRASGGILRDMTIHDFDLARYMLAEEPVEVFATGSAIIDPTLATEFGDVDSVMVVMKTASGKLCSITNSRVATYGYDQRVELLGAKGMVISGNRRPHELQRFGGESTGGGEPYLNFFIERYTEAFAAGLESFIKSAIAGSATEADFDDGVKALALAEAAVVSLRENRTVGVSEVLK, encoded by the coding sequence TTGCTAAAGATCGCTCTACTTGGCTGCGGCAGAATCGGAAAAATGCATGCAGCAACAATCGACCGCGCACCGAATGCCACACTCGCAATCGTGTTCGATCCGATTGCGGATGCCGCGAAACAGGTCGCAGCTCAGTTCAAGTGCCCCGTAGCAGCAACCGCAGAAGACGCCATTGACCAGGCAGATGCTGTATTGATCGCCACATCAACACCTACCCATGCCGATCTCATCGAGAAGGCTATCGCAGCAGGCAAAGCTGTCTTTTGTGAGAAACCAATTGATCTATCGCTCGAGCGAGTGCTTGCATGCAGGCGCGCGATCGCCGGATCGAAGTTGCCTATCCAGATCGGGTTTAACCGGAGATTCGATCCAGGCCACAGAGCCGCCCGGGATGCAGCACGTGCCGGCGATATCGGCGACATCCAGCAGGTCATCATTACCTCCCGCGATCCCGGTTTTGCATCTCGAGACTATATCAGGGCGTCAGGCGGTATCCTCCGCGACATGACTATCCATGACTTCGACCTTGCCCGCTACATGCTGGCCGAAGAGCCTGTCGAGGTCTTCGCGACGGGTAGCGCGATCATTGACCCGACGCTTGCCACCGAGTTTGGCGATGTGGACTCTGTCATGGTCGTTATGAAGACTGCGAGTGGTAAACTCTGCTCGATTACGAATTCGCGCGTCGCTACATATGGGTATGACCAGCGTGTCGAACTGCTGGGCGCGAAGGGCATGGTCATCTCCGGCAATCGCCGCCCTCACGAGCTGCAACGTTTCGGCGGCGAGAGCACTGGTGGTGGAGAGCCTTATCTCAACTTTTTCATCGAGCGTTACACCGAAGCGTTTGCCGCAGGTCTTGAGTCGTTCATCAAGTCCGCGATCGCTGGTTCGGCGACCGAGGCTGACTTTGACGATGGCGTGAAGGCCCTAGCACTCGCAGAGGCGGCGGTTGTTTCGCTGAGGGAGAACCGAACCGTCGGGGTATCGGAAGTCCTCAAGTAG
- a CDS encoding substrate-binding domain-containing protein, with protein MLSKLRNVVVAGGLVLAGLTGTSYGADATIGISIPAADHGWTGGLVYHTKRTVEAMKKAFPNIDFVVVTSSSATQQVNDIEDLMSRKINALVVLPQESDPLTEPVKAAKAKGVFVTVVDRGLAEKNIEDLYVGGDNPQYGVAAAEYFKKKFPDGGKIVVMRGIPTAIDNIRIEAFQNALKDSKIEILDMQYANWNPDKGFEVMQDYLQRFPKIDGVWAGDDDAALGAMEAIKQTDRKGVKVLGGSGMNKVIKLVQDGNDMVDADIFYPPTLIIPAIELTTMKFATQAPINGRYVLGSPLITKDNAAQYYFPDAPY; from the coding sequence ATGCTCAGTAAACTCAGGAATGTCGTCGTGGCTGGAGGACTGGTTCTTGCCGGCCTGACAGGCACCTCGTACGGTGCCGACGCGACGATCGGGATTTCGATACCCGCGGCTGACCACGGTTGGACAGGGGGCCTCGTCTACCACACGAAGCGCACCGTCGAAGCCATGAAGAAGGCGTTTCCGAACATCGACTTCGTTGTCGTCACTTCATCGAGCGCTACGCAACAGGTCAACGACATCGAAGACCTGATGAGCCGCAAGATAAACGCGCTCGTTGTATTGCCACAGGAATCCGATCCGCTCACCGAGCCGGTTAAAGCAGCGAAGGCCAAGGGCGTGTTCGTCACGGTCGTCGATCGTGGCCTCGCCGAGAAGAACATCGAGGACCTCTACGTGGGCGGCGACAATCCGCAGTACGGGGTCGCCGCTGCAGAGTACTTCAAGAAAAAATTCCCGGACGGCGGCAAAATCGTCGTAATGCGTGGGATTCCCACGGCGATTGACAACATCCGTATCGAGGCGTTCCAGAACGCCCTCAAGGATTCGAAGATCGAAATTCTCGACATGCAGTACGCCAACTGGAATCCGGACAAGGGTTTCGAGGTTATGCAGGATTACCTTCAGCGTTTCCCCAAGATCGACGGTGTTTGGGCTGGCGATGACGACGCCGCGCTTGGTGCAATGGAGGCAATCAAACAGACGGATCGCAAAGGCGTGAAAGTGCTCGGCGGCTCGGGCATGAACAAGGTCATCAAGCTCGTCCAAGACGGGAATGACATGGTTGACGCCGACATCTTCTATCCGCCAACCCTGATCATCCCGGCGATCGAACTCACAACGATGAAGTTCGCAACCCAGGCCCCGATCAACGGGCGCTACGTCCTCGGCAGCCCGCTCATCACCAAGGACAACGCCGCACAGTACTACTTCCCTGACGCACCCTACTGA
- a CDS encoding MurR/RpiR family transcriptional regulator, with protein sequence MPRTKETTEPPVQLAHYEGFVNEVTKQYDSLSDRFQQVARFITQNPNIVAMQSINVIAEQCGAHPSILVRFAQHFGFSGFKQLQAVFQTRLSTAAPGYRERISALDADLEKTKKNGNLGFLHDLVVRDIATLQGLLNTVSEENLTQAATVLNDADTIFIVGQLRSEPIARFLRYVLSMLRRRVVLLDPAGGLAPEMAQVMGPKDVLVAISFRHYAKEVIAIADVAAQNGTPMVAITDSQLSPLAKGAAVLFTVPEDEYSFSRSLAAPMCLTQCIAVSLAAMLQTNGKDAPRIPTVTGNLRRKP encoded by the coding sequence ATGCCACGGACAAAAGAAACGACCGAGCCGCCAGTCCAGCTTGCTCACTACGAGGGCTTCGTCAATGAGGTTACAAAGCAATATGACAGTTTGAGTGATCGCTTCCAGCAGGTCGCCCGCTTCATCACGCAAAACCCGAATATCGTCGCGATGCAGTCCATCAACGTCATTGCCGAGCAATGCGGCGCACACCCATCGATCTTGGTGAGGTTTGCCCAGCATTTCGGGTTTTCAGGGTTTAAACAGCTCCAGGCAGTTTTTCAGACGCGCCTGTCCACGGCTGCGCCGGGTTACCGAGAGCGCATCAGCGCGCTGGATGCCGATCTTGAGAAGACCAAGAAAAATGGAAATCTCGGGTTCCTCCACGATCTAGTTGTCAGAGACATTGCCACGCTTCAGGGCCTTCTGAACACGGTAAGCGAGGAAAACCTGACGCAGGCGGCGACAGTCTTGAACGACGCCGACACGATCTTTATCGTCGGCCAGCTACGTTCTGAGCCGATCGCGCGTTTCCTTCGTTATGTTCTTTCGATGTTGCGTAGAAGGGTCGTTCTGCTCGATCCCGCCGGTGGTCTCGCGCCCGAAATGGCCCAGGTTATGGGCCCCAAGGACGTGCTTGTCGCGATCTCGTTCAGGCATTACGCCAAGGAAGTAATCGCGATTGCGGATGTGGCAGCGCAGAATGGAACGCCGATGGTGGCAATTACCGACAGCCAGCTGTCCCCGCTGGCAAAAGGCGCGGCGGTGCTATTCACTGTGCCGGAAGACGAGTACTCCTTCTCCCGCAGCCTCGCAGCGCCGATGTGTCTGACGCAGTGTATCGCAGTCTCCTTGGCCGCCATGCTGCAGACCAACGGCAAGGACGCGCCGCGCATTCCTACCGTTACAGGAAACCTCCGCCGCAAGCCGTAA
- a CDS encoding ABC transporter permease, producing the protein MSDISATHVGSAGGSGRQKALKAFEAAGPLLALIFLMIIGSLMSSSFLGAENLSNVFTRSAIIGIIAIGATFVITAGGLDLSVGSLSALVAGVAIMVMNQATGSFGTGWLLVAAGIVFSLLLGAAAGFFNGAMIVKGRVEAFIVTLGTMGVFRSILTWLSDGGSISLDFALRDAARPIYYGTIGGIAVPIFVFIAIAVIAEVVLRRTRFGRHVAAIGSNRYVALYSAIPVDRVRILTYVIQGLCVGIATVIYVPRLGAATPSTGMMWELEAIASVIIGGTALGGGFGRVWGTVVGVLILGFISNILNLTGFISPYLNGAVQGAIIVIAVLLQRDRSQG; encoded by the coding sequence ATGTCCGATATATCGGCAACGCACGTCGGTAGCGCCGGCGGTTCGGGCCGTCAGAAAGCGCTCAAGGCATTCGAGGCTGCAGGTCCTCTCCTTGCACTGATCTTCTTGATGATCATTGGCTCTCTGATGAGCAGCAGCTTTCTCGGTGCCGAAAATCTTTCGAACGTGTTCACGCGAAGCGCGATCATCGGCATCATCGCTATCGGCGCGACCTTCGTCATCACCGCTGGGGGACTGGACCTTTCGGTGGGCTCGCTGAGCGCATTGGTGGCAGGCGTAGCGATCATGGTCATGAACCAGGCCACGGGGTCATTCGGTACGGGATGGCTCCTTGTTGCCGCCGGCATCGTGTTTTCGCTTCTGCTCGGAGCCGCAGCGGGCTTCTTCAACGGTGCGATGATCGTCAAGGGGCGTGTGGAAGCGTTCATTGTGACGCTCGGAACCATGGGGGTCTTCCGCTCGATCCTGACGTGGCTCTCCGACGGGGGCTCCATCTCGTTGGACTTCGCCCTCCGCGATGCAGCCCGACCGATTTACTATGGAACGATCGGTGGGATTGCCGTTCCGATCTTCGTTTTCATCGCGATCGCGGTGATTGCCGAAGTGGTCTTGCGGCGCACGCGCTTCGGACGTCATGTCGCTGCCATTGGCTCCAACCGTTACGTGGCTCTGTACTCGGCAATCCCGGTCGATCGTGTGCGTATTCTGACCTATGTCATCCAAGGCCTATGCGTTGGGATCGCCACCGTCATCTACGTACCACGCCTCGGTGCGGCGACGCCGTCGACGGGAATGATGTGGGAACTCGAAGCGATCGCTTCCGTCATAATCGGGGGTACGGCGCTTGGTGGAGGCTTCGGACGTGTCTGGGGCACCGTCGTCGGCGTTCTCATTCTCGGCTTCATCTCCAACATCCTGAACCTCACCGGATTTATCTCGCCGTATCTTAACGGGGCGGTCCAAGGTGCGATCATCGTCATCGCAGTGCTCCTGCAGCGTGATCGATCCCAAGGTTAG